A window of Thioalbus denitrificans genomic DNA:
AATATTGGCCACCGAGGTGGTGAACATGTTGGGCCGCTCCTGCTCCACCAGCGCTGCGTGGCGCCCGCTAGCAGCCGCCGCGGCATAGACGCGCTGGGCCTCCCGGCGTTCGCGGACCTGGCCTTCGATGAGGCGATCGCCCACCCGGAGGCGCATCCGGTCCACCGCGGCGGTATCGGGAAGGGGGAATATGTAGCGGCCCTCGACCCATGCGGACGCCGGATTGCGGAACTGCTGCACGACCCGGACGCGGGCGAGCATGCCTGTGACCCGGATAGCCGCCTCGGTGCTCTGGAGCGGCGCCGGGAGCGGCTCAGCTTCGGGATCAGCGCTGAACAGCAGGGCGCCGCCGGCAAAGGAGGGGCTGTCGGGGAGAATCGCGGCGTGGATCCGCTCGGCGTACCCGGCGCCGAACAACAGCACGGCGGCGAAGGTAAGCACGCTGGGCCAGCGTGTACGCATGCTTCGATTTCGCCCATCCGCTGCGCGGGGGATGGCAAAGGTGCCGATATCAGTTCCGTCCATGGCTCACCTCGCGCGCATTCCCAGCCACGGGACTCTCGATGCCCTTAATCCGGTCGGTTTGCGCGTAGAGACGCAGGCAGGGGTGGTCGGGATGGTAAGGAACGGGAAGTTCCGTGTGCGCCGCGGCATCCCTGGCGGGATCATCGGTGGGGATGAACAGTTTCATGAGCTCACTTCTCCGTTCTGGCTGATGGCATTGGAAGCCGTGCTGAACAGCATCCATGACACCATTCCAGATCGGCCGCCTGATGCTGGCTGGGCCTGGAGGAGGCAAAGTGGCGAATAATTGGGGCGGATGGATGACAGAAGGGGTGTCAGAAGCGAATCGAACCCATCAATACCCTCATGGGTCGAGGCTGGCAGCTTCATTATTTAACATAATCTATATTTGTTTAGGAGCACTTCCTGCCTTCGTTTCTAGCGGCTCGGCAGGGGAGGTCGCGACGATAAGTCACGTTATGTGCTGTCCGCGGTCAACCTCCCTTCTACCTCCTTACGGCCACCAGATCCAGCCTGCCTGGTAGCGCCTCGTGGCGGTCACCAGCTGGAACGACGCCGAGGATATGGCGCTGCAGGGGCTGACAACCGACGCCCAGGTGATCTACCTGCGGGGCCTGCGCCGGTACATGGATTACTCCACCGGAATCGTCGGCCGGTATCGCCGCATCAGCTACCGGATGCTAGCAGAACTCCTGGAGCACCTCCCTGACCAGCACAGCAGCGCCAAGGCGCGGAGGTCGACCACCATCACCATCGACTACCTCCGGGCCCGTCTGCGTGAGCTGCAGCGCGCCGGGCTCGTCAACGCACTGGCAAAACAGCAGTGGGGGCATCTCGTTTTTTCGCTCCCGATGGCCCACACAGGGTCAGTCCGTCCAAATTCAGAACCCCAAGAGAACACCAAGGTAGAACGCCAACCAGAGCGCCAAGAAGAAAGCTCCAATATTCAGCGCGTTAGTAGTGCAGAACACCACCAAGAGCACCAGCCGCCACGAGGGCAGAGCACCACACATCCGGGATCAGGATCTACAGACAGACAGACAGACCCGCGCGCGCACGCACACGAGGGCCAGACCATCGGAGCCGCCATCCGGTTTCTGGCCGACAACGGAGTGCCGCACAGCTGGCTGATCAGGCCGGACGACCGCGCTGTCATCGGCAGGCTCATTGAAGCGGGGGCACAGCTGGAGCACTTCCAGCTCGCCGTTGAAAAGGCTCGGGTCGCCAAGCGCGGCCAGCCATTCGGAGTGTTCTACCTGCAACCCATCGTCCTGGAGCTGCTCGGCTCCGGGGGAAACCCAAACGGAGGTCGTGATGCAGCGCGCCCACGAGATCGCCAATCAGTCGCTGACCGGGCGGCAGAGGCAGGACGCCGATACCTCGACGAGGTCGAAGCAGGAGCAGGAGGCGACGGAGAACGGATCGTCGCCGGGCAGCGGATCTGAACCCCCAGCGGAACGGGCAATGGTGGAGCTCTGGGAGAAGATGTCCGAGTTCTACGGGCACCGGTGGGAGTCGCAGTACGGACAACCAGGTGGTCGTGCATACCAGACCTGGCGCCGCGGGTTGCGCGGGATCACACCCAAGCAGCTGGCGTTCGGATTGTCGCGGTGCGCGGACAGGGGCGACGACTGGCCGCCGCCGCTGCCGACATTCCGGCGCTGGTGCCAGCCGACTCCGGAAGACCTGGGACTGCCGGGTCTCGAACAGGCCTACCGGGAAGCGGTGCGGATGGCTGGACAACACGAGAGCATCCGCGGCGATTGGTCGCATCCAGCCATCTATCACGCGGCGACGCAGTGCGGTCTGTTCGAGCTTGCCACTCTCACCGAGGCAAAGGCGCGGCCGCTGTTCGAGCGGGCCTACCAGATTGTCTGTCGGAGAACGCTGGCGGGGGAGGAGTTCGCAGCGCCCATTCCGCGGGCGTTGCCGACGCGGGCAACGGTGGTCGACAGGACGGCGGCGAAGGCTGCTGTTGGCCGGCTGAAGGAGATTCTCGGAAGATGAGCGGACCGACCTTTTCCCCTTCCTATCCAATGAATTGCGGCGCAGGCGTACTTGCGGTTTCTGCTCTGTGCTCGGCGGCTGCCCGCGCTGGCCGTGGCATCCAACGAACTGCGTTGTATTGGTGTGGTGCGGTGCAGCATTCGAACGAACCGGAAAACGGAATTGGCGCCGGCCGGGGCCCCGCGGCTGGTGCGGGCTGTGGCGGTGGTGGACCGGTGGGTACAGAACACCACCCCACCCCCCGCCCAAAGCTCAGCCAGGCCGGGGGGGTGCCGCGCCCTGGTGCTGCCTCGAAAATGGGGGGCTTCTCCTTGGCCGCCGCAGGGGGGGTGCGGGGGGGATGAGCGCCCAGGTGCAGACATTGCGCGAACTGCTCGCCGGGACTCACCCGAGCGTGTCGGCGCTGCTGGACCGCATCGACGGTCGCGGGCTGGAGCCCGGGCTGCTCCTGGCGCTGATGGAGTGGGGCGCACACCTGCGGGTGGTGCGCGGCTTCAGCCACAACACCGTCCACAACTACCTCGATGCAGTAAGCCGGTTCTTCGCCTGGCTCACGGTGCGCGGTAGCGGGCTGGCGGCCGTCTCCACTCCCCTGGCCGAGGAATACCAGCGCCACCTCTACGTGGAGATCGGCCTGGGCGCGAAGGCGCGGGACGTGCACATCACCGCCATCCGCCGGTTCTTCGCCTGGCGGGAAGCGATGGGGGCCGGCATCAGCCCGGTGCGTTCCGTGCCCGGCCCGCGGCAGGAGCGGCGGGTGCCGAAGAAGTACAACGCGGCCCAGCTGCAGCGGCTGTTCGGCGCCTGCGACCGTGGCACGGCGCTGGGGCGGCGGGACTACGCCATCCTGCTGTTCTTCTACGGGACCGGGGCCCGGCGCCACGAGGTGGTCGCCCTGAGCCTCGACAGCCTCGAGTTCCGGGAGCGCTTCGGCTATGTGACGTTCCACGGCAAGGGTGCCAAGGAGCGCGTTGTGCGCTTCGAGCGCCCAGTCATGGACGGGCTGCACGCATGGTTCGCCGACCGGGACCGCCTCCAGTTGGATGACCCAGCCGCGGTCTTCGTCGGCGTCAAGGGCCGGTGGGTAGGTCGCCGGCTGGACCGGTCAGGTATGAGCCACGTCCTGGGGCGGGCCACGCGCCAGGCCGACCTGCGCGGCAACGTGCAGAGCCACCTGCACCGGCTGCGGGTCACCTTTGCCACCGACCTCTATGACGCCGGGGTGGACATCGAGCGGATCCGCATCGCGCTCGGCCACGAAAAGATCGAGACCACCCGGGGTTACATCGCCGTATCCGACCGGCAGCTGCAAACCAGCATGCCGGTGGAACGCCTGCTGGAAGTCACTGGGGAGAAGCGAGATGGGATGCCGCTCTGGTTCCGGCGCAAGACCGGCCAGCTACAGGACTGAACTGCTCGAGTTGTTTGCGCCTGACCACTCGCCGTGGGTCGAGATCGGCCAGCGCATCGGGGTCGACGCCCTGGGCGTGGTGCTGTCGAGGCTGGGCGGTGAGAAAGTGCACGTCCCTACGGAAGACAACTTCTGGGCCTGCCTGGAGAGAGCAGTGCGCGATGAGGAGATCCGCCAGCGGTTCCGGGGCTGGAACATGAAGGAACTGGCGGCCGAGTACGGGGTGGACACCCGCCACGTGCGGCGCATCCTCTTTGGCCGCCGCGATCGGTGACCCGTTTCGGACGACAGGCACCCATGGACCAGCGAGGATTCCGCTCATGACCGAAGAAACCGACAAGCCGCAGCGCCGCCCCTACACCATGACGCCCGCCGCCATCGAGCAACGGCGCCAGGCCGCCCAGCACAGCACCGGCCCGGTGACCGAGGAGGGCAAGGCCGCCTCAAGCCGCAACGCCTGGAAGACCGGACTCTACAGCCCCGTCAACCAGATGTGGCAGCGGCTCGGCATGATGGGGCGTCCCTGCCGCACCACCTGCGACAGCTACCCGTGCAGCCTGGTGGAGCAGGGGCTGACCAAGGAGGGCGGCGACTGCCTGGACAAGACCGTCTACCTGGAGGCCTTCGACTCCCTGATGGACGTGCTCCACAGCGGCGACGTGGCCGGCGGGCACGGCATGCTGGCCGCCCAGATGGCCGGGGCGCTGGAGGTCCTGCAGCAGCTCCGTGCCGAGATCGCCGAAAACGGCGTCGTCCGCGAGATCCCGCTGGTGAACAAGGAGGGGAATGTCGTCGGGCACAAGCCGGTCGCCAACCCGGCGTTGGCGCACTACATCAAGCTGCTCGACGGGATCGGCATCAACCTGCCGGAACTGCTGGTCACGCCGCGCAGCGTCCAGAAGCTGCAGGAGGCTGAGGATGCGACTGACGCCATCCGCGACCTGTTCAGCACCGCCCTGAGCCGCGCCGGCGGACGCCCGGTGCGCCGCGTCACCATCAACCACGGGGAGGAGTGACGATGGACGTCAGGATGGATTTCGGGGACGTGCTCAAGGAGTTGATGGACCACCTAAACGATGTGTACTGGACTATTGGTGGGCTGCATGCTCGCCCGGACCTGAGTGGGTTTCAGCAACAGTCTACGGACATGAAAACCCTGCCCATGGAGTTCGTTGATCAACGTGGATGCGGTGATCACGGGTTCGGCGGAACGATTTACTTTCCCACTGAATACTCTGACGGAGATGGCGGCAAGCTGTTCCTCAGGGTCGATTTCAGCGGTTGAGTCAATGCCAACCAAAACCCCAGAACTCACCCAGATCCGCAATCGCTGCGTTGTCGACGCCGACGACTTCGACTGGTGGCTGGGTGAGAAGGCGTGGTCTTGGCAGGGGCTCGACCGGGGCGACTACGGACTGAGCCTTGACCAGGCGCAGCTGCTCTACGTCTGCGAGGACCCGGTGCTCTGGGCCCGCGCCTTCATGGAAGAGCCGGACACCGGCGAGCCCTACAACTTCTGGGCCTATCAGCAGGAGAGCGTCCGGGCCTGGTTCCAGGACGTCATCCACCAGGACGGCGCCGAGGTGGGCAAGACCCGGGAGATCGTCGCCCTGGTGCTCTGGGGCATGTGCAGCGGATTCGGCGGCTCCATTCAGCGCCCGCAGGTGCTCGTGGGCGCACCCCAGCAGACCCACCTCGACGAAATCATCATGGCCATCGAGGAGCACGTGGGCGAGGCCGAAGGGCAGGGCGGACGCAAGCCTCTCATCAACCGCTTCTGGCTGAAGCCGAAGAAGCACCCCCACTACATGATGCGCTTCAACGGCCCCACCGGCCTCGGGCGGGTCTACTTCCGCCCAGCCGGCTACGACGGCGAGGCCTTCCGCGGCGTGCACGTCAACGCCATGTCGTTCATGGACGAGGCGGCGAAGATCAAGAACCCGGTCTGCTGGTCCGAGTTCCACCGCGCCCTCAAGCCCGGCTGCGTCCAGCGAATCTACTCCGTGCCGGACGGCGACAACGCCACCGAGTACTACCGCATGACCCAGCGGGCCGTCGCCAACCTGCCGGCCGACCGGCCCGGCATGCGGCTGTTCCACTGGCCCAAGACCCTCATGCCGGACCCCTTCTGGAGCGAGGAGCGCGATCGCGAGTTCCAGCGCCGGTACGGCGGGCGCGACACCCCCGGCTATCAGCGCAAC
This region includes:
- a CDS encoding Mor transcription activator family protein, which gives rise to MFAPDHSPWVEIGQRIGVDALGVVLSRLGGEKVHVPTEDNFWACLERAVRDEEIRQRFRGWNMKELAAEYGVDTRHVRRILFGRRDR
- a CDS encoding replication protein P, whose translation is MSEFYGHRWESQYGQPGGRAYQTWRRGLRGITPKQLAFGLSRCADRGDDWPPPLPTFRRWCQPTPEDLGLPGLEQAYREAVRMAGQHESIRGDWSHPAIYHAATQCGLFELATLTEAKARPLFERAYQIVCRRTLAGEEFAAPIPRALPTRATVVDRTAAKAAVGRLKEILGR
- a CDS encoding tyrosine-type recombinase/integrase, coding for MSAQVQTLRELLAGTHPSVSALLDRIDGRGLEPGLLLALMEWGAHLRVVRGFSHNTVHNYLDAVSRFFAWLTVRGSGLAAVSTPLAEEYQRHLYVEIGLGAKARDVHITAIRRFFAWREAMGAGISPVRSVPGPRQERRVPKKYNAAQLQRLFGACDRGTALGRRDYAILLFFYGTGARRHEVVALSLDSLEFRERFGYVTFHGKGAKERVVRFERPVMDGLHAWFADRDRLQLDDPAAVFVGVKGRWVGRRLDRSGMSHVLGRATRQADLRGNVQSHLHRLRVTFATDLYDAGVDIERIRIALGHEKIETTRGYIAVSDRQLQTSMPVERLLEVTGEKRDGMPLWFRRKTGQLQD